In one window of Nothobranchius furzeri strain GRZ-AD chromosome 11, NfurGRZ-RIMD1, whole genome shotgun sequence DNA:
- the setd9 gene encoding SET domain-containing protein 9, with product MFTAALIRLQKSWKSYKHRFVPWVVFNLSKNEKTLRQVTERSKDKLIPDERVSESLFKLFGTLLEKKSPVCLDHAALVHPTPCSTGEEVDGGYPARAMLQSLGFCIDRKPSTLPLAGTGVFVTRGFIPKGATCAMYPGTIYQPYEPILLQSLRNPFIFRCIDGVLVDGFDKGISKLVFRSCSGRDRIGPYETSDTSWLTRSPQNPLAVGQYINNCSNEKPANVCYQEYDVPDCFPIEFLQFLPNVNYSHDTKRPLRCVVLVSLRDITAGEELFSNYYTIVH from the coding sequence ATGTTTACCGCTGCTCTGATAAGACTTCAGAAGTCATGGAAATCCTACAAACACCGTTTTGTGCCTTGGGTTGTGTTTAATTTGTCTAAAAATGAGAAAACTTTGCGCCAAGTGACGGAGCGCTCAAAAGACAAACTGATCCCAGATGAACGAGTTTCTGAAAGCCTGTTTAAGCTTTTCGGAACTCTCCTGGAGAAGAAGAGTCCTGTTTGTCTGGACCACGCAGCTCTTGTGCACCCAACACCATGCTCTACAGGTGAAGAGGTGGATGGTGGATATCCTGCACGTGCTATGTTACAGTCTCTTGGATTTTGTATTGACCGCAAACCCAGCACTTTACCCCTTGCTGGAACTGGGGTGTTCGTCACCAGAGGGTTTATACCCAAAGGTGCAACATGTGCAATGTATCCTGGCACCATTTATCAGCCGTACGAGCCtattcttcttcagtccttaagaAACCCATTTATATTCAGGTGTATTGACGGTGTCCTAGTCGACGGATTTGACAAGGGCATCTCCAAACTGGTATTCAGGTCCTGCAGTGGCAGAGACAGAATTGGTCCTTATGAGACCAGTGACACCAGCTGGCTGACACGCAGTCCTCAAAACCCACTCGCTGTGGGTCAGTATATCAACAATTGCTCCAATGAAAAGCCTGCTAATGTGTGCTATCAGGAATACGATGTACCAGACTGCTTTCCTATTGAATTCTTGCAGTTTCTCCCAAATGTCAACTACAGCCATGACACCAAGAGGCCTCTACGCTGTGTTGTTCTGGTTTCACTCAGAGATATCACTGCAGGAGAAGAACTGTTCTCTAACTACTATACCATTGTGCATTAA